The DNA segment GCCTCGACGGCGTGGTAGTACTTCTCCCGACGATGGATGTACCGGTCGAAGGAGTCTGGAACGTCGCTTCGCGCCATCGCCACCTTCCCCTCCAGTTCGGCGGCTTCGAAGTCTTCGGGCCGGCCGTAGCCGACGTCGACGAGTTCGGCCGTCACCGAGCCGGACGGGCTCCGCGGGAGGGCGATGCAATCCTGTTCGGTGCCGCCCGCCGTCAGGGTGCTCGTGCCGCGCGTCCAGCCCTGGATGTCGTACTCCTCGAGGCGGGCGTCGCGCGCGCCGACGTCGGCGAGCGCGTCCTGCGTCAGCTCGGCTCCCTCGCGCTCACCCTCGCTTCCCGCCATCCGGTTGCCCACGTCGACCAGGTCCTCCAGAAGCGACCAGCCGGCGTCGCTCGTGTACGTCTCCGCGATCCACTCTGTCATGCGAAAGAGTGTCGCGGGTGGCGGCGTAAGGGTTCTGGTACCGTCACGGACGATGGTGGTATCGAACACGTTACCTGCGAGGGGAGTCGAGTCGGTCGTATGACGGATTCGGAGCCATCCGTGGCGGAACACTACGACGAGCTCGCCTCAGACTGGGAGCGGTTCGTCGACAGTCCCTGGAAACGCGACCTCCTCTGGCCGATCGTGTCGGCCCTCCTGCCCGACGTTGAGGGCCACCGCGTGCTGGACGTCGGTTGCGGCGACGGTGCGTACGCCGCGCGGCTCGCGGACGCGGGCGCCGACGTCGTGGGCGTCGATCTGAGCGAGGAGATGGTGCGAGTCGCGCGCGAACGCTACGGCGACCGCGCGACGTTCGAACGGGGCGACGTCACGTCGGGGCTCCCGTTCGTCGCCGACGGCGAGGTCGACGTCCTCCTCTGCCAGCACGTCCTCTCGCACGTCCCCGACCTGGACCCCGTCTACGCCGAGTTCGCCCGCGTTCTCGGCGCGGGCGGGACGGTCGTTCTCTCGACGCATCACCCGCTGTCCGACTACCTCGTCGTCCGCGACCGCGAGTATCCGGAGATCGGATCGGTCGACGGCGCTCCCGCGGACCCGGTCGTCGACCCCGACGCGGCCGCACCGGACTATCACGACACCGAACGGTTCCGGATCGGGTGGGGCGGCGATGGGAGCGAGAACCCCGGCACGTACTTCCGGCGACCGCTGGGAACGCTCGTCGGGGACCTGATCGACGCCGGCTTCGACCTGGACGAGTTCGTCGAGCCGAACCCGGCGGAGCACCTCCCCCAAGACGCGCTGGCCGAGTGTCCGGACCTCGCCGAGCGGCCCCCGCGGTCGATCTGTCTGCGGGCCGACCGTCGCTGAATCGCCCGTCGACACCCTCTCCCGCCTCGATACGTTTTTCATGTCCCTCACACGAATGCGGCCAAATGACGACACCGAGACTCCTCCACCTCGCGGATCTCGAGACCATCTACGACGATCCCGAACGGCTCGGCCGACTCACTGGCGCGATCGACCGGGCCCGGGACGACCGAACTATCGTCGTGGGATCCGGCGACACGAGCGCCCTCGGGGCGCTCGCGTTCGAGAGCGAGGACGGTCGCGCGATCGCCCGCCCGTTTTACGATCGTATCGCCCTCGACGCGGACACGCTCGGCAACCACGAGTTCGATCACGGGGCCAGCGAGGCAGCCGAGTGGGCTCGATCGACGGCAACGACGCACCTCGCCGCGAACGTCTCCGGCGTCACCGCCGGCGACGGCGGCCGGTGGCCGTACCTCGAACCGGGAACGCTCATAGAGCGCGCCGGTCATCAGATCGGCATGATCGGCGTCGTCCACCCCGGGACCGTCGAACTGAGCGGGCTCGACCTCGACGTGCAGATCGTCGACCCAGTCGATCCCGTCCGGACCGAGGCCGCGCGACTCCGAGCCAGCGGCGCCGACTGGCTCGTCGTCTGCTCGCACGCGGGACCGATCGACGAACGGATCGCGGCCGAAACCGACGTGGACGCCGTCCTCGGCGGACACGATCACGACGCGGTCCGCGAGTGGGTCGACGGAACGCTCGTCAGTCGAACCGAGGGCGGCCAGGCCGGCGTCTATCAGCTCGTCGAACTCGGCGCGTCACCGACCGACGGCGCCGACGAGATCGAAGCCAGGACACACTCGATCGACGTCGCTCCCCGCGTCGAAGCGGTCGAATCGGCCTACCTCGATATGGCGGCCGAACGGGGGCTCACGACGGAACTCGGGTCGCTTCCGGAACCGCTCGGCCACCCCGAAGCGGCCCACCTCGTCGCCGAGGCCTACCGGATCGGCGGCGACGTCGACGTCGGCCTCGTCGCGGCGGCGTCCGTCCGCGACGGGCTCCCGCGTCACCTCACGAGGGGCGACGTCGTCGGGATCGTTCCCTTCGGATCGACACTCGACGTCCACCGGCTCCCGGGCGAGCGACTTCGATCCATCGCCGAGCGATGCGCCGATCCGCTGGACGCGACCCACGGCGGCCTCGTGGCGGCGGGGCTCGAATTGGGCGACGACGATGAGGCGTCGGTCGGGGGCCGGCCGATCGACCCGATCGAAACGTACCACCTCGGCTGTATGAGCTACCTCACCGTCGTCGACGCGGTCCCCGAACTCGACCCGGACACGCACGTCGACTCCCTCGGTCCACAACACGAACACGTCCTGGCGGCCGTCTCGAACCGGGTCCGGGAGGCCGCTCCCGGCGCTGGAACGGACGAAACGGCGTGAACCGACGGGAGAAGCGGTCGATAGGAGTGCACCACGACGGCCCACACCGAGTCCCGACGGCGTCGCTACTGACGGTCGCGGAAGAACGCTTCCACGGT comes from the Halovivax cerinus genome and includes:
- a CDS encoding class I SAM-dependent methyltransferase, which produces MTDSEPSVAEHYDELASDWERFVDSPWKRDLLWPIVSALLPDVEGHRVLDVGCGDGAYAARLADAGADVVGVDLSEEMVRVARERYGDRATFERGDVTSGLPFVADGEVDVLLCQHVLSHVPDLDPVYAEFARVLGAGGTVVLSTHHPLSDYLVVRDREYPEIGSVDGAPADPVVDPDAAAPDYHDTERFRIGWGGDGSENPGTYFRRPLGTLVGDLIDAGFDLDEFVEPNPAEHLPQDALAECPDLAERPPRSICLRADRR
- a CDS encoding 5'-nucleotidase C-terminal domain-containing protein; the protein is MTTPRLLHLADLETIYDDPERLGRLTGAIDRARDDRTIVVGSGDTSALGALAFESEDGRAIARPFYDRIALDADTLGNHEFDHGASEAAEWARSTATTHLAANVSGVTAGDGGRWPYLEPGTLIERAGHQIGMIGVVHPGTVELSGLDLDVQIVDPVDPVRTEAARLRASGADWLVVCSHAGPIDERIAAETDVDAVLGGHDHDAVREWVDGTLVSRTEGGQAGVYQLVELGASPTDGADEIEARTHSIDVAPRVEAVESAYLDMAAERGLTTELGSLPEPLGHPEAAHLVAEAYRIGGDVDVGLVAAASVRDGLPRHLTRGDVVGIVPFGSTLDVHRLPGERLRSIAERCADPLDATHGGLVAAGLELGDDDEASVGGRPIDPIETYHLGCMSYLTVVDAVPELDPDTHVDSLGPQHEHVLAAVSNRVREAAPGAGTDETA